The segment TCCTTCCGCTTCAAGCTGGCGAAGGTGCCGATGCGCGCGGCCGATGCCGCCTTCGATGCCGGTGGGAAGCACTTCGAGGCTGGCACCTTCCTGATCCCGAACGCCAACCGCGCCCAGCTCGATGCCGTGCTCAAGCCGCTCGGCCTCGCCGCGGTGGCGCTGCCGGCGATGCCGAAGGTCGCGATGCACGACCTGGACCTCCCGCGCATCGGCTACATCCACTCGTGGACGCGCACGCAGGACGAAGGGTGGGTTCGCGCGGCGTTTGATCACTACGGTGTGCCGTACGACTACTTCGGTGAGCCGATGGCCCGTGCCGGCAACCTGCGCGCCAAGTACGACGTGATCGTCTATCCGCACGGCGGCAGCGGCGTGGGACAGGCGGTGGCCGCCGACGGCAAGCCGGTGCCGTACCGTGCGACGAAGGAGTTCCCGTCGCTCGGCTATCCCGATTCGAGCAGCGACATCCGCGGCGGACTCGGTGCCGACGGGATGAAGGCGCTCTACGAATTTGTCCGTGAGGGCGGCACGCTGATCACCGAAGGGAGCACGGCACCACTCTTCGTGACCACCGGCCTCCTGCCGGGCGTGAAGGTGGAGCAGGGGACGGCGCTCTTTGCCCGTGGCACCATCCTGCGTGGCGTGCTCGCGGACCGGAAGTCGCCGCTGACCTATGGCTATGAGCACGGCGAGGTGCCGGTGTATTTCAACTCGAGCCCGATCCTCAACGTCGGCAACCTGCCGCCCGTCGCGTTGGTCGATGGGCCGGCCGGATCGCCTGGGCGCGGCGGGTCGATCACACCGATGGCGTTCCCGCTGGTGCTCTCGGGCTGGGACCCCGAGAAGACCGGGCTCTCCTATGGCGCGCTGCCGCCGAAGGCTGAGGCGGCGGCCGATGCCCCGGCACAGGGCCGCGGGGCAGGTGGGCGTGGCGCAGGCGGTGGGGCTGGTGGCCCGGGGGGACGCGGCGGTGCAGGTGGTGCTGCGGCCTTGAGCGGTATCGCGGTCGATTCATCGGCCTCTGCGCGCGTCGTCCTGGCGTTCCCGGCGAAGGCCGATCAGATGCTGCTCTCCGGCACGCTGCAGAACGGCGAGCTGCTCGCCAATCGCGCCCAGCTGGTCGACGCCTCGATCGGGAAGGGCCACTTGGTGATGTTCGCCATCCGCCCGTTCTGGCGCTGGCAGACGCAGGGCACCTACTCGCTCGGCTTCAACGCCCTGTTGCACTGGAACGATCTGGGGGTGGGGCGGTAAGTCAGAAAGGATGATGGATAAAGGATGATGGATGATGGATGCTCCACCGTCCGTGTCATCCTGAGCGGAGCCCGCGCAGCGCAGTCGAAGGACCTCTTTCCCATCGCGCGGAGAGAGGTCCTTCGACTGCGCAGCCCTGCAGGCTGCTACGCTCAGGATGACAATCTCGGGCCATCATCCATCATCCATCATCCCCCTTCCGCCGCCGCTCGCGCTTGAGATCTCCGCGCTTCTTCTTGTCGTCGACGCGCCGCGCCTTGGAGGCCTTGGTGGGTTTGGTGGCCTTGCGCTTCTTCGGCTCGATGAGGGCGGCAGCGACCAGCTCGGCGAGGCGCTCGAGGGCGGTCTCCCGGTTCTGGAGCTGCGAGCGGCCCGCCTGGGAGACGACGCGGATCTGTCCGGTGGAGTCGAGGCGGGTGGCGAGGCGCCGGAGCAGCGCCGCACGCTGATGGTCGGTCAGGGTCGGCGATTCCAGGACGTTCCACACCACCTCGATGCGGGTCGAGGAGGTGTTGACGTGCTGCCCGCCAGGCCCGCCACTCCGCGAGGCGCGGAAGAGCAGCTCCTCGCGGGGGATCGCGAGGGCGGGGGAGATCAGGAGGGGATCGCCGTCGGCCATCCCGGAGGCTAATCGCCCCGGCCAGAGGGCGGCAGAGGGGGGCCGGAATTACGTTTCCGCCATGCGCTGCCTCGGTCGGATCATTCTCCTCGTGCTGGTCCTGCTCCTCGTCGGGGCGGGATGGCTCTATCGCGACGAGATCCGGCGCTGGGGCAACGACGTCGTCAACCCACTCGACAAGGCGCGGCGCACCGGGCACCCGTCGCCGACGGCCGAAGCGCGGGCGCTCGGCAAGGTGGACTCGCTGCTAAAGAGCCAGAGCGATTCGATCATCCTCTCGGCCGATGAAATGGCCTCGCTGATCGCCGTCGGCGCCTCCTTCCTGCCGCGCGAACTGCTCGACTCGATCTCCGTGGAGCTCGGCGACCGGACCATCCGCGTGCGCACGCTCGTCAATTCCGCCAAACTGCCGCCGCGCGTCCTCTCGATGCTGCCGGTGGCCCCCGAGCCGTTCGAGGAAGTGATCGCCACGGGGACGATGACCCCGGCCCGTGCCGGCGTGGCGGAGTGGAAGATGGACCAGGTGCTGGTGCGTGGGCTCCCGGTGCCGAGTGACCTGACGGCGCGGCTCATTGCCAAGGCAACCGGGCGGCCGAGCGATGGTCGACTCGAGATCCTGATGCCGCGCGGCGTGACCGGCTTCCGGGTGCGGCCGTCGGGCGTGGCGATCTATCGGGATGGGGCGGGACGATGAACGGTCGGATTCTGGTGGTCGATGACGAACGCTCCATCCGCGACATTCTCGCGCAGGTGCTCGGCTACGAGGGCTACGACGTCGCCACCGCGTCGTCGGGCGGCGAGGCGCTCAGCAGCTATCGCACCCGGCCCGCCGATCTCGTGATTCTCGATGTGAAGATGCAGGGGATCGACGGGCTCGACACCCTCGCGCAGTTGCGCCAGCAGGATCCCGAGGCACGCGTGGTGATGATCTCGGGCCACGCCACGATCGCCACCGCGGTGCAGGCCGTCAAGCAGGGTGCGTTCGACTTTCTCGAGAAGCCGCTTGATGCGGACCGGCTGTTGGTGACGGTGCAGCGCGCGATGGAACATCGGCAGCTCGTGGGCGAGAATGCCCGGCTGCGCGAGGGGCTCGCGCGGGCGACCGATGCCCGGTTCGCGATGGTCGGCGCCAGCGAAGGGCTGGGGCGGATCCGCGAGCTGGCCGCGCGCGTGGCGCCGACCAATGCCCGCGTGCTGATCACCGGCGAGAATGGCAGCGGCAAGGAGCTGGTGGCTCGCGCCATCCATGATGGGTCGGCGCGGGCCAAGGGGCCGTTCGTCGAGGTGAACTGCGCGGCCATCCCCAGCGAGTTGGTCGAGAGTGAGTTGTTCGGCCACACCAAGGGGGCGTTCACCGGCGCGGTCGGCGAGCAGCGCGGCAAGTTCGAGGCGGCCAATGGTGGCACGCTCTTCCTCGACGAGATCGGCGACCTCGCCCTCTCGGCACAAGCGAAGATTCTCCGCGCATTGCAGGAAGGGGTGATCGTTCGCGTCGGCGATTCGAAGGCGATTCCGGTGGATGTCCGCGTGATCGCGGCGACCAATCGCGACCTCGACGGCGAGATTCGCGAAGGTCGCTTTCGCGAGGACCTCTATCACCGTCTCAACGTGATGCCGATCCAGGTTCCGCCGCTGCGCCAACGGACCGAGGACATCCCCGCGCTGGTGTCCCACTTCGTGGCGGTGCTCGGCGGCGGGCCCGGGATGGCACCAAAGCCGTTCACCGGTGGGGCGCTGCGTCGGCTGCAGCGTCGGCGGTGGCCGGGCAATGTCCGGGAGCTGCGCAACGCGGTCGAGCGATTGCTGATTCTCGCCACGGGGGCGGAGGTCACCGAGGACGACATCGACCTGGTCCTGCCGGTCGAGTCGGCGATCGACCCGACGCGCCTGGCGGCGGAGGCGGCCGACAAGAGCTTCGGCGAATTCCGCGACGCCGCCGAGCGTGCCTTCCTCGAAGCTCGATTGCAGGAGCACTACTGGAACGTCGCCGAGACGGCGCGCGCGCTCGGCATGCCGCGCTCCAATCTCTACACCAAGATCGAGAAATACGGCCTGCAGCGGGAGCGCGTATGACCGGACCGCGTGACTGGGACAAGGAGATGGCGGAGATCGACAAGTTGATGGCGTCGGATCGCCCGGCCCCACCGGCCGCTCCGGGCGCCTCTCCGCCGGCGCGCCAGGCGAGTGCGGCACCGGCGACGGCTGCTCCGCGCGCGGCGGCACCGACTGCCTCCCGTGGGCGCGACACGGTCTTTGTCTGGTTGATCGCCATTCTTGGTGTGCTCGGAGCGGTGGCGCTCTACTACTGGCCGTACAACAAGACGTGCGGCACCTGGCTCTACGGCTACCTGATCGGGGTGGCCGCCGTGGCGGGGTGCGGCCTGATGACGATGCGGAGTTCGTGGACCCATCGCCGGGGGTTGGCGCACGCCGTCGGCCTCCTGACGTTCCTCGCCGGCCTCGCCTTCGCGGCCGCCGAGATTCTTCCGCGCACCGGCTACGCCGCGGAGTCGCGCACCTGGACCTGTCCCTCCTGACCAGACGAGTTATGGCCAAGACTTTCAAGAACTTCATCGCCGGCAAGTGGGTTGCACCGACCACCGGGCGCTACATCACCAATCGCAACCCGGCTGACACCACCGATGTCATCGGTCGCTTTCCCGATTCCGGTCCGGCCGACATCGCTGCCGCGGTGGCCTCGGCAAAGGTCGGCTTCGAGCAGTGGTCGCGCACGCCGGCGCCGCTCCGTGGCGATGTCCTCCGCCGCCTCGGCGACATCCTGACGGACCGCAAGGATGAACTGGCTGACGCCATGACCCGCGAGATGGGCAAGGTCCTCGCCGAGACCGGCGGCGACGTGCAGGAAGGGATCGACACCGCGTACTACGCCGCCACCGAAGGGCGGCGCCTCTTCGGGCACACGGTCCCGTCGGAGCTGCGCCAGAAGTGGGCGATGAGCGTCCGCCGCCCGATCGGCGTGGCCGGGCTGATCACGCCATTCAATTTCCCGATGGCGATCCCGACCTGGAAGATGTTCCCCGCGCTCCTCTGCGGAAACAGCGTGATCCTCAAGGCGTCCGAGGATGTGCCGCACTCGTCGCACCTGCTGGTCGAGGCGCTGCTCGAGGCGGGGCTCCCGCCGCAGGTGATCCAGCTGGTGCATGGCGGTGGCGCGGCCGGTGCGGCGCTGGTCGAGCACCCGGACGTCCCGGTGATCTCGTTCACGGGGTCGACCGACACCGGCTCGAAGATCGGCGAGATCTGCGGCCGGATGCACAAGCGGCTCTCGCTCGAAATGGGCGGCAAGAATGCCCAGATCGTGATGGATGACGCCGACCTCGATCTGGCGCTTGAGGGAGTCCTCTGGGGCGCCTTCGGCACCACGGGGCAGCGTTGCACCGCGACGTCGCGGCTGATCATCCACCGCAAGGTCCATGACCGCTTCGTGGCGCGTCTGGTCGAGGCCGCGGAGAAGCTGGTCCTGGGCGACGGCCGCCATGCGAAGAGCCAGGTCGGGCCGCTCATCCACGAGGCGGCGCGCGAGAAGGTCGAGCGCTACGTCGAGATCGGCAAGGCGCAGGGGGCCGAACTGGCCTGTGGTGGCGCCCGTCCCCGCTCGCCGCGGCTCGCCAACGGCTACTTCTACAAGCCGACGGTCTTCACCAACGTCAAGGCAGGGTCCCGCCTGGCGATGGAAGAAATCTTCGGTCCGGTGTTGAGCGTGATCAAGGTCGGCTCGTACGAGGAAGCGGTGAAGGTGAACAACGAGGTGAAGTACGGCCTCTCGTCGTCGATCTACACCCGCGACGTCAACCGCGCCTTCCGCGCCCTCGAGGATCTGCAGAACGGGATCACGTACGTCAACGCGCCGACGATCGGCGCCGAGGCGCACCTCCCGTTCGGCGGCGTGAAGCAGACCGGCAACGGCCACCGCGAAGGGGGCTGGGAAGTGTTCGAGTTCTACTCCGAAACGAAGGTCTGCTACGTCGACTTTTCGGGGACGTTGCAGCGGGCGCAGATGGATACCTACGAATGAGCAGGGCGGGGGAATCGATGATCGATCATCGATGATCGATCATCGATTCCCTTGCCGCTTGCGCCCGGTTCGGGGTCCGGGTAGGCTTCCCCCAACTCCCATTTCCACTCCGAAGTTCCCTGCACGTCTGCGGTGCCCGAGGTGCGTGTCATGCGGCCATTGCGAATTGGCAACGGGCCCAGGGGCGGCGGGTCCGATGAGGGCTCGTTGGACCTGTACCTGCGCGACATCAGTCGGTATCCCCTGATCACTCAGGCGGACGAGGTCGCGCTTGCCCAGCGCATCCGCCGCGGCGATCAGGAAGCGCTCGACACCCTCGTCCGCAGCAATCTCCGCTTCGTCGTCTCCGTCGCCAAGAAGTATCAGAACCAGGGGGTCTCCCTCGCGGACTTGATCAACGAGGGGAACCTCGGCCTCATCCGCGCGGCCCACAAGTTCGACGAGAGCAAGGGGATCAAGTTCATCTCCTACGCCGTCTGGTGGATCCGGCAGGCGATCCTCCAGGCGCTGGCCGAGCAGTCCCGGATCGTGCGGGTACCACTCAACCGGGCCGGCGAGCTGCATCGGATCGGCCGCCGGACGTCGGCGCTGCAACAGGAGTTGGGCCGCGACCCCACGGCGGGCGAGATCGCGGAGGGGATGGACCTCGACATCGCCGAGGTGGAGCGGACGCTGCAGATCTCGCAGGCGCACATCTCGCTCGACGCGCCGATGACCCCGGGCGAGGACAACAAGCTGATCGACTACCTCCCCGACGCCGCCGAGCGGAGTGCCGACGCCGCCACCATGGAGCACGCGCTCACCGAGGGGATCGAGACGGTCTTCAAGAGCCTTCGCGACCGCGAGGCCAAGATCCTCCGGCTCTACTTCGGCCTCGATGGCCCCGATCCGATGACGCTCGAGGAAATCGGGGCGATGATGGGGATCACCCGGGAGCGGGTCCGCCAGATCAAGGAGAAGGCGCTGCTCCGGTTGCGGCACGCGGGGGAGCAGCAGGCGCTCGATTCTTTCCTCAGTTGAGCACCATCGATCATCGATGATCGATCATCGATGATCGATCGCCTTGCGAACTCCCCGCCGATCCTCTAGCCTCCCCCCATGGCTGCCAACCCCTCATTCGACATCTCGACCGGCGTCGAGATCCAGGAAGTCGACAACGCCGTGAATCAGGCCGTGAAGGAGATCGCCCAGCGATACGACTTCAAGGGCACCCACTGCACCATCGAGCTCGACCGCGAGAAGGCGACGATCGCCCTGGCGGCCGACGACGAATTCAAGATGGAGGCGCTGGTGGACACCGTCCGCTCGCGCCTCATCAAGCGTGGCGTCCCGGTCAAGAACCTCGATCTCGGTGAGCTGATTCCGGCGACGGGGAGTTCGGTGCGGCGGGTGCTCACGCTGGCGCAGGGGATCCCGACCGAGGAAGCGAAGAAGATCCAGCGCGCCATCAAGGACGCCGGCTTCAAGAAGGTGCAGGCGAGCATCCAGGGCGACGAGCTTCGGGTCACCTCGCCCTCGAAGGACGAGCTCCAGGCGGTGATCGCCTTCCTGCGTGGCGCCGACTTCGCGGTGGAACTCCAGTTCGGCAACTTCCGCGGGTGACGCGGGTGCGGCGGACACGCCTCGCCCGCCTTGTCGCCGTCGCGATCTTCCTCGGCTCCTGCATGCCGCCGGATCAACCGGCGGCGGCACCGGAGCCGTTGCAACTCGACCCTGACATCCGGATCGGCCTCGTCGTCGATGTCGCCACCGCCACGATCGGCGGCGGCGCGGCGTTGCGCGTGGTGGACCCGGACGAAGGGCTGGTCAGTGACGTCCCTGCCAACCAGCAGGCCACCCTGACGCGGCGTGGCGCGGGCATCGTGCTGCGCGGCACCACGCCTGAGGTGGCGCGCCGCCGGCTGGTGATCGAGCCGGCGGAGGGCGCCACCACCGTGCGCGTCGGCGGCAAGGAGTATCGCGGCGTGCTCGAGTTGGAGGCCGGCGTCACGGGTGTTCGGGTTCTCAATCGGGTCGGGCTCGAGCAGTACCTGATCGGGGTGGTCGGCGCCGAGATGGGGAGCAGGACGCTGGAGGAGATGGAGGCGCTCAAGGCGCAGGCCGTCGCGTCGCGGACCTACGCGCTCCGGCAACAGCGCAACAACGCCGCCCGCGGTTTCGACGTCGTCGCCGACGTCAACAACCAGGTCTACGCGGGACTCGCGCTCGAGCAACCGCTCGCAGCACAGGCCGTCGAGGCGACACGGGGCGAGATCCTCACCTACGACGGCGCCCCGATCGACGCCTTCTTCTCCTCGACCTGCGGCGGGGAGACCGAGGATGGTCCGGCGGCCTTTGCCGGGGCGACGCGCCCCTACCTGCGCGCGGTGCCCGACGTCGACCAGAATGGCGTCGCCTGGTGCGCGATCTCCCCGCGCTTTCGTTGGACCGAGTCCTGGAGCGCCGCCCAGCTCAAAGAGGTGCTTCGGCGGACGCTCGGGGCCAACGGCCTGTCGATGGCCCGTGCCAATGACCTGACCGAGATGCGAGTGCTGGATCGGACCGGCACGGGGCGGATTGCCACGCTGGAGCTCACGGGCCGCAATGGCCGCACGGCGGTCAGCGGGCAGGCCATCCGGCGTGTCCTCGCGCCAACGGCGGGCGGGATGCTCCGGAGCACCGACTTCACGGTGAAGCTGGGTCGGCGCGGCGGCAAGATCGAACGGGTGACCATCGAGGGACGGGGGTATGGGCACGGGGTGGGGATGTGCCAGTACGGGGCCATTGGCCGGGCCAGGGCGGGGCAGGACTACCAGACCATCCTGACGAGCTACTTTCCGGGGACACTGTTGAGCCGGATCTACTGACCGAGACGGGGACGGACGGATGAGCGACAAGCTGCGGCTGGGTATCGTGGGGGCGGGAGCGATCACGCAGGTCGGCCACCTCCCGGTGCTGAAGCGGATGAAGGGCGTCGAGGTCGTCGGCATCTGCGACAACGACCGCACCAAGGCGCGTGCGCTCGCCGATCGCTTCGAGGTGCCCGACGCATACGGCGACATCGAGGAGCTGGTCGACTACGACGCCCTCGATGCGCTGCTCATCTGCACGCCGAATCACCTCCACGAATCGCACATCGGTGCGGCGCTGGCCGCCGGGCTGCACGTCTTCGTGGAACGGCCGCTGGCGCTGACCGCGGCCGGCGCGCAGAAGTTGGTGAAGGCGCAGCAGAAGCACTCCCGCCTGGTCATGGTTGGTGCCAACCATCGCTACCGCCCCGACGTGCAGCAGATCCGCTCGTTCGTGCAGAACGGCGAGCTCGGTGAACTCGAATCGATCCGCGCCTGGTGGTTCATGGCGCGGGCGGGCCGCGGGTCGCTCGGCTGGCGGCAGAAGCGCGACCTCGCCGGCGGCGGCGCGATGCTCGACCTCGGCCTCTCGATGCTCGACCTCTCCCTCTGGCTCGCCGGCTTCCCGACGGTCACGCGCGTCTCGGCGGTCCTCCCCGAACGGCGCGAGAAGGGCGTCGAGCCGAGCGGCACGGCGATGCTGGCACTCGAGCACGGCGCCGCGATCCACATCGACACCTCGTGGCGCTTCGTTGGCCCGGGCGAGCGCTTCGGCATGGCGGTGCGCGCGGCCAATGGCTCGGCCCGCATCAATCCGCTGGCGATCTGGAAGGACTTCCACGGCGTCGCGAAGGACGTGGCGCCCTCGGGGGCCCATTCGCGGGAGACGCCGTTCGCGCTCTCGATTCGCGCGCAGTGGGCGCACTTCCTCTCGGCCGTCCGCGGCGAGGTGCCGGCGCCCGCGCTCACCGAGCAGGTGACGCTGGCGAAGGTCATGGACGCGATCTACGACTCGGCCGAGTCGGGACGGGACGTGAAGCCGTGAGCTGGCGCGCGGCGGTGCTGCTCCTGGCGCCGCTGGTGGCGCCACACGTCTCGGCACAGACCGTGTCGCCGAGCCACGCCCCCGAGGTGTACCTCGTCACGATGGGCCCGGGCGAGACGGTCTACGAGCGCTATGGCCACAACGCCATCTGGGTCCGAGACACGGTCGACGGCACCGACATCGTCTACAACTACGGCACCTTCGACTTCGGCCATTCCACCGCCGAAGTCGCCCGCTTCGTCGGCCGTTTCGCGATGGGCCGCCCGCAGTACTGGCTTGGGACGATGACGATGGCACGGGCCGTCGAGATCTACACCTACTTCAAGCGTGACGTGGAGCTGCAGCAGTTGGCGCTCCCCGCGGCCAAGCGGATCGAGCTGGCCCAACTGCTCGCGACGAATGCGCTGCCCGAGAACCGCGTCTACACCTACGACTACTTCCTCGACAACTGCTCCACGCGCGTCCGCGACATGCTCAATCGGGTGCTGGATGGCGCACTGCAAGAGGCGACCACCGGCGTCCCGGCCGAAGGCAGCTTCCGCTTCCACACCCATCGATCATTGACGAACGACCCGCCGATGTATCTCGGCATCCTGCTCGCGCTCGGGCCGGCCGCCGACGCGCCGCTCGACCAGTGGGGCGAGATGTTCCTGCCGGCGAAGCTGCAGGAGCGGATGCGCGAGCTCCGCGTCCCGGGCGAAGACGGTCGTGAGCTGCCGGTGGTTGCCCGCGAAGTGCGGTTGCTGGAGATGGGGGTCTATCGCGTCGAGGCGGCGCCTCCCACCTGGGGCGGCTGGCTGCTCTTGATCGGCTCGGCAGCGGCGCTCCTGATCCTGACTGGCCGTGCCGAAGGGCCAGCCGGGGTCGCGGGACGCGTCGCGGCCAGCGTGTGGTTGTCGCTGGCGGGGATCGGCGGGATGGTGCTGCTCTTCCTCTGGTTCGCCACCAACCACGTCGCGGCGGCCTGGAACCACAATCTCTTCTTCCTGACGCCGCTCGCCTTCCTGATGTACGGCACCGTCTGGTCGGAGCGGAAGCGCGAGGCCGGGGGGTGGGGTACGCGGGCGGCCGTGTTGACGATTGTGCTGGTGGGGATCGGGACGGTGCTGGCGTTCTTCCCGAACTATGGCGGGCAGTGGAA is part of the Gemmatimonadota bacterium genome and harbors:
- the arfB gene encoding aminoacyl-tRNA hydrolase, yielding MADGDPLLISPALAIPREELLFRASRSGGPGGQHVNTSSTRIEVVWNVLESPTLTDHQRAALLRRLATRLDSTGQIRVVSQAGRSQLQNRETALERLAELVAAALIEPKKRKATKPTKASKARRVDDKKKRGDLKRERRRKGDDG
- a CDS encoding YajQ family cyclic di-GMP-binding protein translates to MAANPSFDISTGVEIQEVDNAVNQAVKEIAQRYDFKGTHCTIELDREKATIALAADDEFKMEALVDTVRSRLIKRGVPVKNLDLGELIPATGSSVRRVLTLAQGIPTEEAKKIQRAIKDAGFKKVQASIQGDELRVTSPSKDELQAVIAFLRGADFAVELQFGNFRG
- a CDS encoding DUF4105 domain-containing protein, which codes for MSWRAAVLLLAPLVAPHVSAQTVSPSHAPEVYLVTMGPGETVYERYGHNAIWVRDTVDGTDIVYNYGTFDFGHSTAEVARFVGRFAMGRPQYWLGTMTMARAVEIYTYFKRDVELQQLALPAAKRIELAQLLATNALPENRVYTYDYFLDNCSTRVRDMLNRVLDGALQEATTGVPAEGSFRFHTHRSLTNDPPMYLGILLALGPAADAPLDQWGEMFLPAKLQERMRELRVPGEDGRELPVVAREVRLLEMGVYRVEAAPPTWGGWLLLIGSAAALLILTGRAEGPAGVAGRVAASVWLSLAGIGGMVLLFLWFATNHVAAAWNHNLFFLTPLAFLMYGTVWSERKREAGGWGTRAAVLTIVLVGIGTVLAFFPNYGGQWNLQVAALVAPPAVASALLSLRRA
- a CDS encoding aldehyde dehydrogenase family protein; this translates as MAKTFKNFIAGKWVAPTTGRYITNRNPADTTDVIGRFPDSGPADIAAAVASAKVGFEQWSRTPAPLRGDVLRRLGDILTDRKDELADAMTREMGKVLAETGGDVQEGIDTAYYAATEGRRLFGHTVPSELRQKWAMSVRRPIGVAGLITPFNFPMAIPTWKMFPALLCGNSVILKASEDVPHSSHLLVEALLEAGLPPQVIQLVHGGGAAGAALVEHPDVPVISFTGSTDTGSKIGEICGRMHKRLSLEMGGKNAQIVMDDADLDLALEGVLWGAFGTTGQRCTATSRLIIHRKVHDRFVARLVEAAEKLVLGDGRHAKSQVGPLIHEAAREKVERYVEIGKAQGAELACGGARPRSPRLANGYFYKPTVFTNVKAGSRLAMEEIFGPVLSVIKVGSYEEAVKVNNEVKYGLSSSIYTRDVNRAFRALEDLQNGITYVNAPTIGAEAHLPFGGVKQTGNGHREGGWEVFEFYSETKVCYVDFSGTLQRAQMDTYE
- a CDS encoding sigma-54-dependent Fis family transcriptional regulator, whose amino-acid sequence is MNGRILVVDDERSIRDILAQVLGYEGYDVATASSGGEALSSYRTRPADLVILDVKMQGIDGLDTLAQLRQQDPEARVVMISGHATIATAVQAVKQGAFDFLEKPLDADRLLVTVQRAMEHRQLVGENARLREGLARATDARFAMVGASEGLGRIRELAARVAPTNARVLITGENGSGKELVARAIHDGSARAKGPFVEVNCAAIPSELVESELFGHTKGAFTGAVGEQRGKFEAANGGTLFLDEIGDLALSAQAKILRALQEGVIVRVGDSKAIPVDVRVIAATNRDLDGEIREGRFREDLYHRLNVMPIQVPPLRQRTEDIPALVSHFVAVLGGGPGMAPKPFTGGALRRLQRRRWPGNVRELRNAVERLLILATGAEVTEDDIDLVLPVESAIDPTRLAAEAADKSFGEFRDAAERAFLEARLQEHYWNVAETARALGMPRSNLYTKIEKYGLQRERV
- a CDS encoding sigma-70 family RNA polymerase sigma factor is translated as MRPLRIGNGPRGGGSDEGSLDLYLRDISRYPLITQADEVALAQRIRRGDQEALDTLVRSNLRFVVSVAKKYQNQGVSLADLINEGNLGLIRAAHKFDESKGIKFISYAVWWIRQAILQALAEQSRIVRVPLNRAGELHRIGRRTSALQQELGRDPTAGEIAEGMDLDIAEVERTLQISQAHISLDAPMTPGEDNKLIDYLPDAAERSADAATMEHALTEGIETVFKSLRDREAKILRLYFGLDGPDPMTLEEIGAMMGITRERVRQIKEKALLRLRHAGEQQALDSFLS
- a CDS encoding SpoIID/LytB domain-containing protein; amino-acid sequence: MRRTRLARLVAVAIFLGSCMPPDQPAAAPEPLQLDPDIRIGLVVDVATATIGGGAALRVVDPDEGLVSDVPANQQATLTRRGAGIVLRGTTPEVARRRLVIEPAEGATTVRVGGKEYRGVLELEAGVTGVRVLNRVGLEQYLIGVVGAEMGSRTLEEMEALKAQAVASRTYALRQQRNNAARGFDVVADVNNQVYAGLALEQPLAAQAVEATRGEILTYDGAPIDAFFSSTCGGETEDGPAAFAGATRPYLRAVPDVDQNGVAWCAISPRFRWTESWSAAQLKEVLRRTLGANGLSMARANDLTEMRVLDRTGTGRIATLELTGRNGRTAVSGQAIRRVLAPTAGGMLRSTDFTVKLGRRGGKIERVTIEGRGYGHGVGMCQYGAIGRARAGQDYQTILTSYFPGTLLSRIY
- a CDS encoding Gfo/Idh/MocA family oxidoreductase, which gives rise to MSDKLRLGIVGAGAITQVGHLPVLKRMKGVEVVGICDNDRTKARALADRFEVPDAYGDIEELVDYDALDALLICTPNHLHESHIGAALAAGLHVFVERPLALTAAGAQKLVKAQQKHSRLVMVGANHRYRPDVQQIRSFVQNGELGELESIRAWWFMARAGRGSLGWRQKRDLAGGGAMLDLGLSMLDLSLWLAGFPTVTRVSAVLPERREKGVEPSGTAMLALEHGAAIHIDTSWRFVGPGERFGMAVRAANGSARINPLAIWKDFHGVAKDVAPSGAHSRETPFALSIRAQWAHFLSAVRGEVPAPALTEQVTLAKVMDAIYDSAESGRDVKP